The Bombus fervidus isolate BK054 chromosome 8, iyBomFerv1, whole genome shotgun sequence genome window below encodes:
- the Pot gene encoding zona pellucida domain protein papillote, translated as MLSRLLVVFWMALPLALSQSNYASQGNSIEYQPGLPPSTVLNGKVTKLDDISSMIFLNRTKAYLNCSQGSMQVELKFEEPFYGVAYADFDRNSACIFKGRGSTSAKLELPLKGCGTRQDPQRVFTNNVVVRFHPGLEMDGDEVITIVCRYPPPVAPAPPAPPASILATPAPVPPSEPPLKGFQILLIICAILFLSLLLLGLGCSYMCLKRRNVRVIHRHPFGSGSGSEITKLSTSSLSNITMFEGLKIPRAHALLHAPPSTTGSDANLMIDHSLPSDYPSESSEVDEEPSLPVSSAGSYDNKAFVHHETHQRQEIRTTSSLYSETVAAEVETSSMTAANASRTAVPRHMVAMPIEPKFDVQMRVKRAPPPPPSPLPSESDIASVALERNLTTILEKEESSLARSLDSPPARMTTFSYVPELHGPPGGVQATSSISRQQTPPVYSRILRKQAERDTTTGTSIVQERIPSPSPIEQPPLQHHEIRRPRSLTSLNTELTETRSLTEVTDHTHAKYRVASILAPTPPPPPPIVPTVTTTHTAVQHREHRLFREEVTEPLVEPQVVAPRRPEITTHEVDDVFLKTVTEKKTIEDVERHRRQVTEYRTKPPPPDPKWDVTIRNYPKENLPPPPPEWENFSDVSSNSNLTITNEPTGSQIDGPADEELDINIEPTYTARAEIPCRPPPVTHRRSVDETDADWFSRLSRVLDPRYASELTDGERAKWREIITTDSTLRTLLTEAVVKEDYELIRKDARYAHLFSPAKWDVIIRILGPAAAQPGSASCSTHGKNHGQRYKRSKSSEWDTRSRRSSLPTLYEYESDGGSSARTQSHRLQVSQSTAAISQSNRLRRLASSNRGGTGGVSEADVRSMSEMTVRDFARVDRDDLTSLSSFEGADSLVRSLSQPSLARSGSEFTEHWGIPSGMLDLPPWTAEEEEEEEEGTSSVETTPRAVRRNDHLEVLASFDDHRQGSSTTRSSRYMEREVNSVHVTESQRSSNWFHDDSEPEMQI; from the exons ATGCTGTCGAGGTTGCTGGTCGTATTCTGGATGGCACTTCCGCTAGCGCTGTCTCAGAGTAATTATGCGTCACAGGGAAACAGTATCGAGTATCAGCCTGGTTTGCCGCCCAGCACGGTGTTAAACGGAAAAGTGACAAAATTGGACGACATCTCGTCGATGATATTTCTGAATCGCACAAAGGCCTACCTGAATTGCAGTCAAGGGAGCATGCAGGTGGAACTGAAATTCGAGGAACCGTTTTACGGGGTCGCGTACGCTGATTTCGATCGAAACAGTGCCTGCATATTCAAAGGACGCGGATCGACCAGCGCCAAGTTGGAATTACCTCTAAAAG GATGCGGCACGAGGCAGGATCCTCAACGCGTGTTCACGAACAACGTTGTTGTTCGCTTCCATCCTGGCCTCGAAATGGACGGCGACGAAGTTATTACGATAGTTTGTAGGTATCCTCCGCCTGTGGCACCTGCACCGCCGGCTCCTCCGGCCAGCAT CTTGGCTACCCCGGCGCCAGTCCCGCCGTCCGAACCACCGTTGAAAGGATTTCAGATTCTGCTCATCATCTGCGCGATCCTGTTCCTTTCGTTGCTGTTACTTGGCCTCGGTTGCTCGTACATGTGCctaaaacgaagaaacgttcGCGTGATCCACCGACATCCGTTCGGAAGTGGCTCGGGCTCGGAAATAACGAAACTCTCCACTTCTTCCCTAAGCAACATCACCATGTTCGAGGGCTTGAAGATACCTAGGGCTCATGCTCTTCTACACGCACCTCCGTCCACCACCGGTAGCGATGCCAACCTGATGATCGACCACTCATTACCCAGCGATTATCCGAGCGAGAGCTCCGAG GTGGATGAAGAACCTTCTCTGCCAGTTTCATCCGCCGGCTCGTACGACAACAAAGCCTTTGTTCACCACGAGACTCATCAACGCCAAGAAATTCGTACCACCAGTTCCCTTTATTCCGAGACGGTTGCCGCAGAGGTGGAAACGTCTTCCATGACAGCGGCAAACGCTTCGCGTACCGCGGTTCCACGCCACATGGTAGCCATGCCGATCGAACCCAAGTTCGACGTTCAGATGCGAGTGAAGCGAGCGCCACCTCCTCCACCAAGTCCACTACCCTCGGAATCCGATATAGCGAGCGTCGCTCTAGAAAGAAATCTGACCACGATTCTCGAAAAGGAGGAATCTAGCCTCGCGCGCAGTCTCGACAGTCCGCCAGCCAGGATGACCACGTTCTCTTACGTTCCGGAGCTTCATGGGCCTCCAGGAGGCGTTCAAGCCACGTCCAGCATCTCCAGGCAGCAAACGCCACCGGTCTACTCGAGAATCTTGAGAAAGCAGGCCGAGAGGGACACCACGACCGGCACTAGCATCGTTcaggaaagaattccatcgcCCTCTCCCATAGAACAGCCTCCTTTGCAACACCATGAAATTCGTAGACCCAGATCCTTGACTTCCTTGAACACCGAGCTAACCGAGACACGTTCTCTGACCGAGGTAACCGATCATACACACGCCAAGTACAGAGTGGCTAGTATCCTAGCCCCGACTCCACCGCCACCTCCTCCGATCGTTCCAACGGTCACTACTACCCATACGGCTGTTCAGCATCGTGAACATCGCCTGTTCCGCGAGGAAGTGACAGAGCCTTTGGTGGAGCCGCAGGTTGTCGCTCCTAGGCGGCCAGAGATAACCACGCACGAAGTGGATGATGTGTTTTTAAAGACAGTGACGGAGAAGAAGACTATCGAGGATGTGGAACGTCACCGTCGTCAGGTGACCGAATATAGAACTAAACCACCGCCTCCGGATCCTAAGTGGGACGTTACTATCAGGAATTATCCTAAAGAGAATCTCCCACCGCCTCCTCCAGAATGGGAAAACTTCTCCGATGTTAGTTCCAATTCGAATCTGACGATTACCAACGAGCCAACGGGCAGTCAGATCGACGGTCCAGCCGACGAGGAACTGGACATCAATATAGAGCCTACGTATACCGCCAGAGCCGAGATTCCTTGCAGACCACCTCCGGTCACCCATCGTCGTTCCGTCGATGAAACAGACGCTGATTGGTTCTCTAGACTATCTCGTGTCTTGGACCCCCGTTATGCCTCCGAATTGACCGACGGAGAACGAGCAAAATGGCGCGAGATAATTACCACGGATAGTACTTTACGGACCCTGTTAACGGAAGCCGTGGTTAAAGAGGACTACGAATTGATACGAAAAGATGCCAGATACGCCCATCTATTCTCTCCAGCAAAGTGGGACGTGATCATCCGAATCTTGGGGCCTGCTGCAGCACAGCCAGGTTCCGCTTCGTGCTCTACCCATGGAAAGAACCACGGGCAGCGATATAAGAGGTCCAAGTCCTCCGAATGGGATACCAGATCGAGAAGATCATCCTTGCCTACTTTGTACGAGTACGAGAGCGACGGAGGTAGTTCTGCTCGTACTCAGAGCCACAGACTGCAGGTGTCACAGTCTACAGCGGCGATCAGTCAGTCGAATCGTTTACGTCGGCTGGCATCGAGTAACAGAGGAGGCACAGGCGGCGTTAGCGAGGCGGACGTTAGGTCCATGTCGGAGATGACGGTGAGAGACTTTGCCAGAGTGGACAGAGACGACTTGACGAGTTTGAGTTCGTTCGAGGGTGCAGATTCGCTGGTGAGATCCTTGAGTCAGCCAAGTTTGGCCAGAAGCGGTTCAGAATTTACCGAACACTGGGGAATTCCCTCGGGCATGCTGGATCTGCCGCCTTGGACagcggaggaggaggaggaggaggaggagggaACTAGTTCCGTGGAGACGACGCCAAGAGCGGTGAGAAGAAACGATCATCTGGAGGTGCTGGCGTCGTTCGACGATCATAGACAGGGATCGTCCACCACTAGATCGAGTCGGTACATGGAGAGGGAAGTGAACAGCGTGCACGTGACCGAGAGTCAGAGGAGTTCCAACTGGTTCCACGATGATTCTGAACCAGAGATGCAGATATGA